In Trifolium pratense cultivar HEN17-A07 linkage group LG7, ARS_RC_1.1, whole genome shotgun sequence, a genomic segment contains:
- the LOC123896494 gene encoding uncharacterized protein At5g23160-like — MAVDDDDDRNFKPQRRKKGGTADPVLAYLAAADEDGVVLSSMAKEECGSRRRKKGRDAWHALRKAFYDTSLMKKILRIKKTKKDSTSRSNSNTESETINKLKSTRRTISNSNTSSNIANSPSLFSTTSSLNSTTSSYHDHMSNSSSHEVNNIPKPPPLKGTNCSVSKKSSFLEDKTKRYIALCMLWIISLLVLILWGKFFAILCTSIWFYFVPFRQRRKFKGVGSYRESEFDSVRYKKKIIMEGILERSHSRASLLTSASSTPITKS; from the exons ATGGCTGTTGACGACGACGACGATCGTAATTTCAAAccacaaagaagaaaaaaaggggGAACCGCCGACCCTGTTCTTGCATATCTTGCTGCGGCGGATGAAGACGGTGTCGTTTTGTCTTCAATGGCGAAGGAAGAATGCGGCAGTCGTAGGCGGAAGAAAGGAAGGGATGCATGGCATGCTCTTAGAAAGGCGTTCTATGACACATCATTG ATGAAGAAGATTCTtagaataaagaaaacaaaaaaggatTCAACTTCAAGATCAAACAGCAACACAGAATCAGAAACCATTAACAAACTCAAATCAACACGTAGaacaatttcaaattcaaacacTTCTTCAAACATTGCTAATTCACCATCACTATTCTCAACCACATCGTCTCTTAATTCAACCACTTCATCATACCATGATCACATGTCAAATTCTTCATCTCATGAAGTAAATAACATACCAAAACCACCACCACTAAAAGGAACTAATTGTAGTGTATCAAAGAAAAGTAGTTTTCTTGAAGATAAGACCAAAAGATACATAGCTTTATGTATGCTATGGATTATTAGTCTATTGGTTTTGATTTTGTGGGGTAAATTTTTTGCTATATTATGTACTTCAATTTGGTTCTATTTTGTGCCTTTTAGACAAAGAAGAAAATTCAAAGGAGTTGGATCATATAGAGAGAGTGAATTTGATTCCGTTCGATATAAGAAGAAGATTATTATGGAAGGGATCCTTGAGAGAAGTCATAGTCGTGCTTCTCTTTTGACTTCTGCTAGTTCGACCCCTATAACAAAGTCATAG